Proteins encoded by one window of Gimesia sp.:
- a CDS encoding DUF434 domain-containing protein — MPDRRNHRGAHPQDRLLFARDAEPDLCRATSDLNWLLTGGYASVSALKLVGDRYALNARQRLAVGRCACSEEDANRRQMYQVETPDLAGAELWIDGYNVLTSLEAALSGGVILLARDGCLRDMASMHGSYRKVAETIPAIQILGELLAEWQVAGCRWLLDQPVSNSGRLKTMLRELSEERGWNWEIDLVPDPDPVLSAADQIVASADSQILNQAGRWFNLARTAVEERVPEAWVVDLSGC, encoded by the coding sequence ATGCCTGACCGGCGGAATCATCGGGGCGCTCATCCCCAGGATCGGTTGCTGTTTGCGCGCGATGCGGAGCCTGATCTGTGCCGGGCGACGTCTGATCTGAACTGGCTGTTGACCGGTGGGTATGCTTCGGTCTCTGCGCTCAAACTGGTGGGGGATCGCTATGCGTTGAACGCGCGGCAGCGGCTGGCGGTGGGCCGCTGTGCCTGTAGTGAGGAGGACGCGAACCGGCGGCAGATGTATCAGGTCGAGACGCCGGACCTTGCGGGAGCGGAACTGTGGATTGACGGGTATAACGTGTTGACGTCGCTGGAGGCGGCGCTATCGGGCGGGGTCATTCTACTGGCCCGCGATGGCTGCCTGCGGGACATGGCCAGTATGCACGGCAGCTATCGTAAGGTAGCTGAGACGATCCCTGCGATTCAGATCCTGGGCGAACTGCTGGCAGAGTGGCAGGTGGCCGGTTGTCGCTGGCTGCTGGATCAGCCGGTCTCCAACAGTGGTCGTCTGAAGACGATGCTGCGGGAACTCAGTGAGGAGCGGGGCTGGAACTGGGAGATCGACCTCGTGCCTGACCCCGACCCTGTGTTGAGTGCCGCCGACCAGATCGTGGCTTCCGCGGACAGCCAGATTCTCAACCAGGCCGGGCGGTGGTTCAACCTGGCGCGGACCGCTGTCGAAGAGCGGGTACCCGAAGCGTGGGTGGTCGATCTATCGGGTTGCTGA